One part of the Terrimicrobium sacchariphilum genome encodes these proteins:
- a CDS encoding MOP flippase family protein, producing MASLAPSDEVAPKIGLKDIKVQSVRGGTLTFLDSMVALGLSTVQTIVLARLLTPGDFGLVAIATAITAFAGTFSDFGLSAAIIQREHITHGQVTSLFWVNSGIGLGVSVLTALAGFPVAWFYHRSELQPILLTLSLTFLLAGMSSQHRALLRRQMLFFRLTWINITANVVAVASAIGSALMGAGFWSLVIGTLVNNMISSTLLILGSGWMPGHPFPWVNVRDLMKFGAHLAGFNVVNYFARNLDSLLIGKFYGSHALGLYSRAYQLLMLPISRIRDPLNAAAMPGLSRLQGQPEPFRQYYRRISAVLAMVTMPLVALLAVSSEHVVNVLLGPNWSETATIFQWMAIAGFIQPVASLRGLVLVASGQTRLYFRWGLINAVCCALAFLIGIPWGAVGVASAYAVQNYLILYPSMALLFGNTEVRIADFHHAVWRPAVASFILIGAAWISGQWLKGQPHIVILIAQAVSGGVAYLFAFCLLPGGRKELASLLGNLSSSFLKK from the coding sequence ATGGCTAGCCTGGCTCCAAGCGACGAAGTCGCTCCGAAGATCGGCTTGAAGGATATCAAGGTGCAGTCTGTGCGTGGAGGCACCTTGACGTTTCTGGACAGCATGGTTGCACTAGGTCTCAGCACAGTACAAACCATTGTGTTGGCGAGGCTTTTGACACCAGGGGATTTTGGTCTTGTGGCGATAGCGACTGCCATTACGGCGTTTGCCGGCACGTTTTCCGATTTCGGGTTGTCTGCCGCCATCATTCAAAGAGAGCACATCACCCATGGGCAGGTAACTTCGCTGTTTTGGGTGAACTCTGGAATTGGGCTGGGGGTGAGTGTCCTGACAGCACTTGCCGGCTTCCCGGTTGCGTGGTTCTACCATCGTTCAGAGCTGCAGCCGATTCTCTTGACGTTATCGCTGACATTCCTGCTAGCCGGAATGTCGAGTCAGCATCGAGCACTCTTGCGACGGCAGATGCTGTTCTTCCGGTTAACCTGGATCAACATCACCGCCAATGTCGTGGCGGTTGCCTCTGCGATCGGAAGCGCCCTGATGGGAGCAGGTTTTTGGAGCCTCGTTATTGGAACCCTGGTCAATAACATGATCAGTAGTACCTTGCTTATTCTTGGAAGTGGATGGATGCCTGGACACCCCTTCCCTTGGGTGAATGTGCGAGACTTGATGAAATTCGGTGCACATCTCGCGGGATTCAATGTCGTGAACTATTTTGCACGCAATCTGGACAGCCTTCTCATCGGCAAGTTCTATGGATCGCACGCATTGGGTCTCTATAGCAGGGCATACCAGTTGCTGATGCTTCCGATCTCGCGAATTCGCGATCCGCTGAATGCAGCGGCCATGCCGGGGTTGAGTCGGCTGCAGGGACAGCCGGAACCTTTTCGGCAGTATTATCGCAGGATTTCGGCTGTGCTGGCCATGGTGACAATGCCGCTGGTTGCGCTTCTGGCTGTTTCCTCAGAGCATGTGGTGAATGTTCTTCTTGGGCCGAATTGGAGTGAAACAGCGACCATCTTTCAGTGGATGGCGATTGCCGGATTCATTCAACCCGTGGCGAGTTTGCGCGGACTAGTGCTGGTCGCATCGGGGCAGACTCGTTTGTATTTTCGATGGGGGCTGATCAACGCGGTTTGTTGCGCATTGGCGTTCCTTATTGGCATTCCATGGGGTGCTGTGGGTGTTGCGAGCGCCTATGCCGTACAAAATTACCTGATCCTTTATCCTTCCATGGCGCTACTGTTTGGAAACACGGAAGTACGCATCGCTGATTTTCATCATGCTGTATGGCGGCCTGCCGTGGCTTCATTTATCCTGATCGGAGCTGCCTGGATATCGGGGCAATGGCTCAAAGGTCAGCCGCATATAGTGATCTTGATCGCCCAGGCAGTTAGTGGAGGGGTGGCGTACCTTTTCGCGTTTTGTCTTTTACCTGGAGGACGCAAGGAACTGGCATCCCTTTTGGGAAACCTCAGCTCGAGTTTTCTGAAGAAATAG
- a CDS encoding glycosyltransferase, with protein sequence MHLSIIIPVGDDPDGLAQTLDSLLPEVRSQYDIEVIVANDGGHAGVEKICRDREVKCLSIRPNRGSYNARNEGADVALGEVLGFIDAGITVCPGWCAMARQAAVSADYIAGDIRHGPLEHDGAVAIYQDLFSFKIERLFSEAKFGPTANVVVRKDVFVKAGKFDGRLRSSGDLEFGSRLASAGSYRQCFDVERYVVHPYRSLEGILKKQMRLVMGTRHLARLHPERFSSRLIGRGARFKLLLPPAHFWLLCPGRSGRGIGPSEVARLREASLTTRVGVYLVAYAVKLATWVGYASPLKNPDAFEWKVEPALSSEAPASAPAGIRS encoded by the coding sequence ATGCATTTGTCCATAATCATACCTGTCGGAGACGATCCCGATGGACTGGCCCAGACTCTGGACTCTCTGCTGCCGGAGGTGCGATCGCAGTACGATATAGAGGTGATCGTGGCAAACGACGGCGGGCATGCCGGGGTGGAGAAGATATGCCGTGACCGGGAAGTGAAGTGCCTTTCCATCCGGCCCAATCGAGGATCCTATAATGCCCGCAATGAGGGAGCCGACGTGGCGCTGGGTGAAGTCCTTGGGTTTATCGATGCAGGCATCACGGTATGTCCGGGCTGGTGTGCGATGGCGAGACAGGCAGCCGTGAGCGCGGACTATATAGCGGGAGACATCCGGCATGGACCTCTCGAACATGACGGCGCTGTGGCCATTTATCAGGATCTGTTTTCCTTCAAGATCGAGAGGCTGTTTTCCGAAGCAAAATTTGGACCCACGGCGAATGTGGTGGTGCGCAAGGACGTCTTTGTGAAAGCGGGAAAATTCGATGGCCGCTTGAGATCCTCGGGTGACCTTGAATTCGGCAGCCGGCTGGCGTCTGCGGGGAGCTATCGCCAGTGCTTTGATGTGGAGAGATACGTCGTGCACCCGTATCGTAGTTTGGAGGGGATCCTAAAAAAGCAGATGCGATTGGTGATGGGCACGCGCCATCTTGCACGTCTGCACCCGGAGCGGTTTTCATCACGGTTGATCGGTCGTGGGGCTCGCTTCAAGCTGTTACTGCCTCCCGCGCATTTCTGGCTTCTGTGCCCAGGGCGGAGCGGTCGGGGTATAGGGCCATCGGAAGTTGCACGGCTCCGGGAGGCTTCGCTGACGACGCGCGTTGGGGTGTATCTCGTCGCCTATGCCGTGAAACTGGCGACATGGGTCGGATATGCCAGCCCCCTCAAGAATCCCGATGCCTTTGAATGGAAGGTGGAGCCGGCTCTTTCCAGTGAAGCGCCCGCCTCGGCGCCTGCAGGCATCCGTAGCTAA
- a CDS encoding acyltransferase family protein: MPASVKDTAILSLKAVAIVGVVTHHILNRRIDPQANEWLEIYPYFSWAVLLFFAISGWLHALSQEKRGRTFGQFLAVRAQRLAVPFVAVVILYSILWQVMQVTGIFQPEARVPSGFLQKIFYSLWPLNQTVADQLYFLPMLCVISVGAHGLVCIGGWRFITFATGIALVLGLTFFPTSPNMGFLPGVWAWGSFCYGAGFLIRTNKSSRLLWTCVGVLALAVFIRAGWAGWAKVLPVILLGAMYWLKLDRWKFLHPLGEASGTVYIYHQPFLLQGLLIGVSLIPVWQLQVAGVLGAASVAILICSLYYFAVRNTWLKFTLL; this comes from the coding sequence ATGCCTGCCTCCGTCAAGGACACGGCGATCCTCTCCCTGAAGGCTGTAGCGATTGTGGGTGTGGTTACACATCACATTCTCAACCGAAGGATCGATCCTCAAGCAAACGAGTGGTTGGAGATTTATCCCTACTTCTCCTGGGCGGTGTTGCTGTTCTTTGCGATTTCGGGTTGGCTGCACGCGTTGTCTCAGGAGAAGCGAGGACGGACATTCGGGCAATTCCTGGCAGTGCGTGCCCAGCGGCTGGCGGTGCCCTTTGTCGCGGTGGTCATTCTCTACTCGATCCTCTGGCAGGTGATGCAGGTGACGGGGATTTTTCAGCCGGAGGCACGTGTGCCGAGCGGCTTTCTACAAAAAATCTTCTATTCGCTCTGGCCGCTCAATCAGACGGTCGCTGATCAGTTATACTTTTTACCGATGCTGTGTGTGATTTCCGTCGGAGCGCATGGGCTGGTGTGCATCGGAGGCTGGCGATTCATAACTTTCGCCACGGGCATTGCCTTGGTACTGGGGCTGACTTTTTTCCCGACCTCACCCAACATGGGATTCCTTCCCGGGGTGTGGGCGTGGGGAAGCTTCTGCTATGGTGCCGGGTTCCTCATCCGGACAAACAAAAGCTCTCGCCTGCTTTGGACCTGCGTGGGAGTCCTTGCTCTGGCGGTCTTCATCCGGGCTGGTTGGGCGGGCTGGGCAAAGGTGCTGCCTGTTATTTTGCTTGGGGCGATGTATTGGCTGAAACTCGACCGCTGGAAGTTTCTGCATCCCCTGGGAGAGGCTTCCGGGACGGTTTACATCTATCATCAGCCATTCCTCCTTCAGGGGTTGCTCATCGGGGTGTCGTTGATTCCCGTCTGGCAGTTGCAGGTGGCGGGTGTGCTCGGGGCAGCGAGCGTAGCGATCCTAATATGTTCGCTATACTATTTCGCGGTGCGCAACACGTGGCTGAAATTCACCCTTCTCTAG
- a CDS encoding nitroreductase family protein: MRPRRSLFATDYIGQTISAYLVVVGEDGKDPERADELKWCTSVLALYFQTIEGNDKTNALKKQFEEAGSSRFINLEGSVPYLRSSIQRSEVSYDQLLGLFRQRRSTRWFLDEPVPRDVLDKAVLAALQSPSACNRQPFQFRIIDGPEVKQIASIPMGTSGYSGNIPVIVAVVGSLDAYFDERDRHVIYVDGALASMSFMLALETLGLASCPINWPDIEERERAMDKALDLKPWERPIMLMAVGKPDPTGGIPYSEKAPLSCMRRYQ; this comes from the coding sequence ATGAGACCGCGCCGGAGTCTTTTTGCGACCGACTACATAGGGCAAACGATCTCTGCGTATCTTGTGGTGGTGGGAGAAGACGGGAAGGACCCTGAGCGTGCTGACGAGCTAAAGTGGTGTACAAGCGTGCTTGCGCTTTATTTTCAAACGATCGAGGGCAATGACAAAACCAACGCCCTGAAAAAGCAGTTTGAGGAAGCAGGAAGCTCCAGGTTCATTAATCTCGAAGGATCCGTGCCATACTTGCGATCCTCCATACAACGTAGTGAGGTTTCGTACGACCAGTTGCTGGGCCTGTTTAGGCAGCGCCGTTCGACGCGGTGGTTTCTGGATGAGCCGGTGCCCCGGGACGTGCTGGACAAGGCGGTACTGGCGGCTCTGCAATCTCCGAGCGCTTGCAATAGACAGCCGTTCCAGTTTCGCATCATCGACGGACCTGAGGTGAAGCAGATCGCCTCCATCCCGATGGGAACCTCCGGGTACTCGGGTAACATCCCTGTGATCGTGGCCGTGGTCGGCAGCCTCGATGCCTACTTCGACGAGCGGGATCGTCACGTTATCTATGTGGACGGAGCACTGGCTTCCATGAGTTTCATGCTGGCGCTGGAAACCCTCGGTCTGGCTTCCTGCCCGATCAACTGGCCCGATATCGAGGAGCGCGAGCGAGCGATGGACAAAGCCCTCGATCTCAAGCCGTGGGAAAGGCCGATCATGCTCATGGCAGTGGGCAAGCCGGATCCGACGGGGGGTATACCCTATTCCGAGAAGGCCCCTCTCTCCTGCATGCGGCGGTATCAATGA
- a CDS encoding glycosyltransferase family 2 protein: protein MTDPIFSLVLCTKGRVAELARFLESLVAQRMTEVQVIIVDQNDDDRLMPVLNDFQDKVSLVHIRTATGLSLGRNEALKRVRAAIVGFPDDDCVYPPGLLRRLLELANLRSEDFFSFASAGLNGGLSGPRQETTDTEITPSNVWRCVISYTFFVRSRCLQGGIRFDTDLGVGSPGPYKSGEETDFVLQLLRAGYRGWHVRDMGVLHPEEQQTLAHARKRWAYGCGTGFVYVKDRLGALAIGKMLVGPLVRFLRSLLCLRVVECIHHGYEFAGRVRGVWGGMFRVSGAPDAGVDLAPLEKPCGK from the coding sequence ATGACTGATCCCATTTTCTCACTGGTGCTTTGCACGAAAGGTCGCGTTGCCGAGCTTGCACGCTTTCTGGAGTCACTCGTCGCGCAGCGAATGACTGAGGTTCAGGTCATCATCGTGGATCAGAACGATGACGATCGCCTGATGCCGGTATTGAATGATTTCCAGGACAAGGTTTCCCTTGTGCACATTCGGACGGCAACCGGGCTTTCGTTGGGGCGCAACGAAGCGTTGAAGCGTGTCCGGGCCGCTATTGTCGGGTTTCCTGACGACGATTGCGTTTATCCTCCCGGATTGCTCCGGAGATTACTCGAGCTGGCAAATCTCCGGTCGGAGGATTTTTTCTCATTTGCCTCGGCTGGTTTGAACGGAGGACTTTCGGGTCCCCGGCAGGAGACAACAGATACGGAAATCACGCCGTCCAATGTCTGGAGGTGTGTGATTTCCTATACGTTTTTCGTGCGGAGCCGGTGTTTGCAAGGCGGCATCCGCTTCGATACGGATCTTGGGGTGGGATCCCCCGGCCCTTACAAGTCCGGAGAAGAGACGGATTTCGTGTTACAGCTTCTCAGAGCAGGATACCGCGGGTGGCATGTTCGGGATATGGGCGTCCTCCATCCCGAGGAACAGCAAACTCTGGCTCACGCAAGGAAACGATGGGCTTACGGATGTGGAACCGGCTTTGTATATGTGAAAGATCGCCTTGGAGCGTTGGCGATAGGAAAAATGCTGGTTGGCCCGCTGGTGAGATTCCTTCGTTCGCTGCTCTGTCTGCGCGTCGTGGAGTGCATTCATCACGGGTACGAGTTTGCTGGCCGCGTAAGGGGCGTTTGGGGCGGAATGTTTCGTGTTTCGGGAGCTCCGGACGCAGGGGTGGATCTCGCGCCTTTGGAAAAACCATGTGGCAAATAG
- a CDS encoding polysaccharide pyruvyl transferase family protein: MKSKGEFMKDKRLNIEVLGIGFPNKGAELMLCAIQDWAAQLGRETRIVVNWQSPYQKRAYYGLWAKIWHPMDARMRVPYGRAVDFLKKEWTEKLGVVADKDVDLVLDASGYAYGDPWGARKAEHRLGEVITGWKRQGKKVVMLPQAFGPFQDPALRATMKHIVDHADHVYARDSISFGALQEITGERKNLTMSVDFSCLVQARAFEGVDQLSETIGLIPNHKMYEMGKGLSKDRYFDFFVAIAREIQARGRKVSLILHEGQKDLALCKEIMERLSEPALLVERSDPREIKAAIGRCAGVVTSRFHGFASSLFQGVPAFSTSWSHKYEEFAASFGYPEFVIKDADGADVARRLLAVLEGDDAAETRRKITAAAMEQKEACRRMWTEVGQLLH, encoded by the coding sequence ATGAAGAGCAAGGGAGAGTTCATGAAGGACAAGAGGTTGAATATCGAGGTTCTCGGGATTGGTTTTCCCAACAAGGGCGCAGAGTTGATGCTGTGCGCCATCCAGGATTGGGCCGCCCAACTGGGAAGGGAAACGCGCATCGTAGTAAACTGGCAGAGTCCCTACCAGAAACGGGCGTATTATGGCCTTTGGGCAAAAATATGGCATCCCATGGATGCCAGGATGCGCGTGCCATATGGACGCGCTGTCGATTTCCTTAAGAAGGAATGGACGGAAAAGCTCGGGGTGGTCGCCGACAAGGATGTCGATCTCGTCCTGGATGCGTCGGGCTACGCCTACGGTGATCCATGGGGAGCGCGAAAGGCGGAGCATCGGTTGGGGGAAGTCATTACAGGATGGAAGCGACAGGGGAAGAAAGTCGTGATGCTCCCGCAGGCCTTTGGTCCGTTTCAGGATCCCGCATTGCGGGCAACGATGAAACACATCGTGGACCACGCCGACCACGTCTATGCGCGCGACTCGATTTCTTTTGGCGCTTTGCAGGAGATCACCGGTGAGCGGAAGAATCTTACGATGAGTGTGGATTTTTCCTGCCTCGTCCAGGCACGCGCTTTCGAGGGAGTCGATCAGCTTTCCGAAACGATCGGACTCATTCCGAATCACAAAATGTATGAGATGGGCAAAGGCCTTTCGAAGGATCGGTATTTTGACTTTTTCGTGGCCATTGCCCGGGAGATTCAGGCGCGAGGCCGGAAGGTGTCCCTGATCCTGCACGAGGGACAAAAAGACCTGGCGCTCTGCAAGGAGATCATGGAGAGACTGAGTGAACCTGCCCTCTTGGTCGAGCGCTCGGACCCGCGAGAGATCAAGGCGGCGATCGGTCGTTGCGCCGGGGTGGTAACCTCCCGGTTTCACGGATTTGCGAGCAGCTTGTTTCAGGGTGTTCCGGCCTTCTCCACCTCCTGGAGTCACAAGTATGAGGAATTCGCCGCGTCATTCGGATACCCGGAATTCGTCATCAAAGACGCAGACGGCGCTGATGTTGCGAGACGCCTGCTGGCAGTTTTGGAGGGCGACGACGCCGCGGAGACCCGTCGCAAGATCACTGCTGCTGCGATGGAACAGAAAGAGGCCTGTCGCAGAATGTGGACGGAGGTCGGGCAACTTCTCCACTGA
- a CDS encoding sugar transferase — MNGGETTTVLQPASREEKGSPDSRFVPKEKRHRFEEICRFWLVATDVLAILGGLVGAFFIRFSLPWDQIPFAASFVPEQEIDIHRYQHSMIFGGAMLLALLLALGAYQGETLLRFRRSFPIVVKALLVWLIAYPGVALVLEFDERLSRVFVVVSFLSLMVTTLLGRFVVQRLLSSLGYTAAFRQRLLFVDWTENVAHLAGAIAKDAWHPYDVVGCAPPPTNKFTLMPPPHVQTLGSYAEVNVLSEVGVVDIVILGDGKRSEQDVLALARQCEKSMVQFMVVPSGFQILLSGLELTTVSSVPLLGVTKLPLDHPVNATMKRIVDICGALVGCAISLPVIAVFCALVYLESPGPVFYRQVRVGRRGRNFEIIKIRSMKLDAEKESGARWASKVDDRRLRVGTFMRKWNVDELPQFWNVLKGDLSLVGPRPERPELIKQFRETIPFYNARHNIVPGMTGWAAVNGFRGDTDLNERIRCDIYYIENWSPILDFQIMLMTFFRWEGAH; from the coding sequence ATGAACGGAGGAGAAACGACAACCGTGCTGCAGCCAGCTTCGCGGGAGGAAAAGGGAAGTCCCGACTCCCGATTCGTGCCGAAGGAGAAACGGCATCGCTTTGAGGAAATCTGTCGCTTCTGGCTGGTCGCGACGGATGTGTTGGCCATCCTCGGCGGCTTGGTGGGAGCCTTCTTCATCCGATTCTCACTGCCTTGGGATCAGATCCCTTTTGCTGCCAGTTTCGTGCCGGAGCAGGAAATCGACATCCATCGATACCAACATAGCATGATCTTTGGCGGGGCGATGTTGCTGGCGCTGCTGCTGGCGCTTGGCGCATACCAGGGAGAGACATTGCTACGGTTTCGGCGTTCCTTTCCCATCGTTGTAAAAGCGCTTTTGGTCTGGCTGATCGCCTATCCTGGGGTCGCCTTGGTACTGGAGTTTGACGAACGCCTAAGCCGCGTCTTCGTGGTGGTTTCCTTCCTCAGCCTCATGGTTACCACGCTCCTCGGGCGCTTTGTTGTCCAACGGCTCCTGAGTTCCCTGGGATATACGGCCGCATTCCGTCAGAGGCTGCTGTTTGTCGACTGGACGGAGAATGTTGCCCATCTCGCAGGCGCTATCGCGAAGGATGCCTGGCATCCCTACGATGTCGTAGGGTGCGCGCCGCCGCCGACGAACAAGTTTACGCTCATGCCACCGCCACATGTTCAGACTCTCGGCAGTTACGCCGAGGTTAATGTGCTTTCGGAGGTGGGCGTCGTTGACATCGTGATTCTCGGGGACGGAAAGCGCAGCGAGCAGGATGTGCTCGCTTTGGCGAGGCAATGTGAAAAGAGCATGGTGCAGTTCATGGTGGTGCCCTCAGGGTTCCAGATTTTGCTCTCCGGCCTTGAGCTTACCACGGTCAGCAGTGTGCCTCTCCTCGGGGTGACGAAGTTGCCGCTCGACCATCCGGTGAATGCGACGATGAAGCGCATTGTCGACATCTGCGGCGCGCTGGTCGGATGCGCGATCAGCCTGCCTGTCATCGCCGTCTTTTGTGCGCTGGTGTATCTGGAGTCGCCCGGTCCTGTCTTCTATCGACAGGTGCGGGTCGGCCGACGGGGACGTAATTTTGAAATCATCAAGATCCGCAGCATGAAGCTGGATGCCGAGAAGGAATCCGGAGCACGCTGGGCTTCCAAGGTGGATGATCGCCGACTCAGGGTCGGCACATTCATGCGCAAATGGAACGTCGATGAGTTGCCGCAGTTTTGGAACGTCCTCAAGGGCGATCTGAGCCTCGTGGGGCCCCGTCCGGAGCGCCCGGAGTTGATCAAGCAGTTCCGAGAGACAATCCCCTTTTACAATGCCCGGCACAACATCGTCCCGGGAATGACGGGCTGGGCGGCGGTGAATGGCTTCCGCGGAGACACCGATCTCAACGAACGCATCCGGTGCGATATCTATTATATCGAGAACTGGAGCCCCATTCTCGATTTCCAAATCATGCTCATGACTTTCTTCCGGTGGGAGGGAGCGCACTAA
- a CDS encoding oligosaccharide repeat unit polymerase — translation MNRLQRFLLHPIVLMVLACWGSYLIWLLTSASFLEAEGMIKADPATGALVALMSSGCFVAGCFIQRVFFRKSQSDLTVEVVPLRRDCMMGLVATIGFLAILVAMLVANGGAGAIAESIAGKLKGATVPGVTTLVHIGTALPPLGIGMAILLWRSGHRRWSRSFLLIGLASLMVGGLRAYLTAERISLLVPVLASIIVVAAMLRRNVVRRILTISIVFPLFLALYFIASESIRSFQVKSAGGKLEENVWEYTSARLLLYYVTAVNGGIAEYRLLLDKGLATPVFDNTLNPLSQVLGIMGVQMSIEGKPSPGRTKALIEEQYRLAEFTNTWGFSTPWSEGHLVGASFWVLWGAISTWLYRRMCGSDSPLDIAPYAIVAVALFDSSRVLVLGAVHCLVPLVYLLFLRNRNGRRLRNTGSAARVSAPEEASWRESNE, via the coding sequence ATGAATAGACTGCAACGATTTCTGCTCCACCCGATCGTGCTAATGGTCCTGGCGTGCTGGGGGTCCTATTTGATCTGGCTGCTCACGTCCGCCTCCTTTCTTGAAGCGGAAGGCATGATCAAGGCGGATCCGGCGACAGGGGCTCTCGTGGCGCTGATGTCCAGCGGATGCTTCGTGGCGGGCTGTTTCATTCAACGGGTCTTTTTCAGAAAATCCCAATCCGACTTGACCGTGGAGGTCGTTCCGTTGCGCCGCGATTGCATGATGGGATTAGTCGCGACGATCGGGTTTCTCGCGATCCTGGTGGCGATGCTGGTCGCCAATGGTGGAGCTGGCGCGATCGCAGAGTCCATTGCAGGAAAGCTCAAGGGAGCTACAGTGCCGGGCGTGACCACGCTCGTTCATATCGGGACGGCCCTGCCTCCCCTTGGCATTGGTATGGCCATTCTGTTATGGAGGTCCGGCCATCGTAGATGGAGCCGGTCCTTCCTATTGATTGGGCTGGCTTCATTGATGGTCGGAGGGCTCCGCGCCTATCTGACAGCGGAGAGGATTTCGCTACTGGTGCCCGTGCTGGCGTCGATCATCGTCGTTGCAGCCATGCTTCGTCGCAATGTGGTGCGACGCATCCTAACCATTTCCATCGTATTTCCACTCTTTCTTGCTCTTTACTTTATCGCATCCGAGTCCATCCGCAGCTTTCAGGTGAAATCCGCAGGTGGGAAATTGGAAGAAAATGTCTGGGAGTATACTTCGGCGCGCCTTCTCCTTTATTACGTAACCGCGGTTAATGGAGGAATTGCGGAGTATCGCCTGCTCCTTGATAAGGGTCTGGCGACTCCGGTCTTTGATAATACGCTCAATCCCTTGTCTCAGGTCTTGGGGATCATGGGCGTGCAGATGTCCATCGAGGGTAAACCTTCTCCGGGAAGGACCAAGGCACTTATCGAGGAGCAATACCGTCTGGCCGAGTTTACCAACACATGGGGTTTCTCGACGCCATGGAGCGAAGGCCACCTGGTGGGAGCCTCCTTCTGGGTATTGTGGGGAGCTATCTCCACCTGGCTTTACCGCCGGATGTGTGGTTCAGATTCGCCCTTGGATATCGCGCCGTATGCGATCGTTGCGGTCGCTCTGTTTGACTCCAGTCGGGTGCTGGTGCTTGGTGCTGTGCATTGCCTGGTTCCCTTGGTATATCTGTTATTCCTCAGGAATCGAAACGGACGTCGGTTGCGAAATACCGGTAGCGCGGCAAGGGTTTCTGCCCCTGAGGAAGCGAGCTGGAGGGAATCCAATGAATGA
- a CDS encoding glycosyltransferase, protein MVSLIIPVYQDVDGLRCTLASLAAQDLPKERLEILVANDGGAEEISAVCRMFPVKEILVVPNQGAYVARNRALAESRGEYIGFTDADVTVDSAWCKEAVLTLQGADMASGKTKIEVSSRRTIAELYQACYAFWAESYQQNQKVAQTVNLFVRRSVFEKCGWFDGRLRSGGDIEFTLRASEIHGCSLLYNPKMLCTHPARNAHQLFHSLKRIFYGQLTLFSMYPQHARIFSPNIALAWKLIIPPKPLPATRTREFGFSAVEKLKTWLFVWLVKLAVFKCYCTIYLPYRLTRRKGARP, encoded by the coding sequence ATGGTTTCATTGATCATCCCGGTTTATCAGGATGTCGATGGACTTCGCTGCACTCTGGCATCTCTCGCTGCTCAGGATCTTCCCAAGGAACGACTGGAAATCCTGGTCGCGAACGATGGCGGGGCAGAGGAGATCTCTGCGGTGTGCCGGATGTTTCCTGTGAAAGAAATCCTGGTGGTGCCAAATCAGGGCGCTTATGTGGCGAGAAACCGCGCGCTGGCAGAGTCGCGCGGTGAGTACATCGGTTTTACCGACGCTGATGTCACGGTAGACAGCGCATGGTGCAAAGAGGCGGTCCTGACCTTGCAGGGTGCTGACATGGCATCCGGGAAGACGAAGATCGAAGTCTCTTCCCGACGGACCATCGCGGAGTTGTACCAGGCCTGCTATGCCTTCTGGGCGGAATCCTATCAGCAGAATCAAAAGGTGGCGCAAACCGTAAATCTCTTTGTCCGACGCAGCGTGTTTGAAAAATGCGGATGGTTTGATGGCCGGCTGAGATCTGGAGGGGACATCGAGTTCACCCTGCGAGCCTCCGAGATCCATGGGTGCTCGCTTCTCTACAATCCAAAGATGCTCTGCACTCACCCGGCCCGGAATGCTCATCAGCTGTTTCATTCCCTAAAGAGAATCTTCTACGGACAGCTGACCTTGTTTTCCATGTATCCGCAGCACGCCAGGATTTTCAGCCCCAACATCGCGCTGGCTTGGAAACTCATCATTCCTCCGAAGCCATTGCCAGCAACAAGGACACGGGAATTTGGCTTCTCCGCGGTGGAAAAGCTAAAAACCTGGCTCTTTGTCTGGCTGGTCAAGCTGGCGGTTTTCAAGTGTTACTGCACCATTTACCTTCCGTACCGCCTGACACGGCGCAAGGGGGCGCGGCCATGA